DNA from Acidobacteriota bacterium:
GCGGCGATGTCTGTGGCGACGAGTATCTGATAAGAGCCGGCACGGAAGCCGTCCAGCGCCGATTGCCGTCTTTTCTGCGAGAGGTTGCCCTGCAGGGATGCGGCCCGGTAGCCGGCTTTTTCCAATTGTTCTCCCAAGCGCTTGGCGCGGTGCTTCGTGCGCGTGAATATCAGGACCGATTCCGTATCGGTATGACGCAGCAGCTCCAGGAGGAGCGCGGTTTTCAGATGCTGTTCGATAGGATAGAGCGCGTGCGCGACCGTGCTGACGGGCGCCGCGTAATTGACCTGAACCGTCACCGGGGCGCGGAGGATCTCCTGCGCCAGCTTGCGGACGTCCCCGGGCATGGTCGCCGCGAACAGGAGCGTCTGACGTTGCGCGGGCAGGTGTTTGATGATCCTCCTGACATCGGGCAGGAAGCCCATGTCGAACATCCGGTCCGCCTCGTCGAGGACGAGCACTTCCACGTGCGACAGGTCGATCGTACGCTGCTTGATATGGTCGAGCAAACGCCCCGGACACGCGACCACGATCTCGACGCCGTTGCGAAGGCTCCGGACCTGCGGGCTTGCGCCCACTCCGCCGTAGATCGCCACGCTCCGAAGGCGCGTCAGCTTGCCCAAGCTGACGATCACCTCGTGGATCTGCTCCGCCAGCTCCCGCGTGGGCGCGACGATGAGGGCGCGGACATGACCGCGAGGTCCCCGCATCAGACGGTCGAGGATCGGCAGGGCAAAGGCCGCCGTCTTCCCGGTTCCCGTCTGGGCCAGCCCCATGACGTCGTGTCCCTCGAGGACCGGCGGGATCGCCCGCTCTTGGATGGGCGTCGGCTCGAGATAACCGACGGCCTTGACCCCGGCCGCGACATTGGCGTGAAGACCAAAATTACTGAATTCCATAAAGTCTCCTAATTTTTCTTATTCTGCGATCGGGGGGAAGAAACCAAGTGTATTCGAGGATTACAGTGACGGGGTTCTTATCCGCGCAAGGCAGTTATTTGTCGCTTAGTCTACCAGTTATGGGGCCACGCTGTCAAGTCGAAGGCGACGGCTGTAAAGGCAAAGTAAAAACTTCCGGTTCTTAGCAAAGTGAAAACTTCCGGTCTCATAGGGGCTGTCCGTTCCCGAAGAGCTGATGCCGCCACGGATGAGCTGCCGGGGGGTTGTACTTGGGCGGCTTGGGTCTGATCTTCACCACGACCGGCTTCGGAGCCGGCCGTTTGGGCTCCCAGACCTCTCGGTAAGCCAGATCCCGGCCCTTGTGCCGCAGCGCGAGCCTGCCATCGAACCGCTCGAGGACCACGAGCTTCTGCTGCCGCAGGGTCAACGAGGGCTTGTCCAGGACGAACGTTCGGCCTCGCCACTTCACCAAATACCCCTCGTTGACCGTCCGGAAGCCCTTGATACAGAGAACGTCGTTCAAAACGACCGACTTCGGCAAGGGGCGATGGAGATCTCCCGGCTCCCGGGCCTCCGTCGTGCGGCGCCGGTTGTGGACGTCACAGTATCGCTGGAGGAATCGGTTGGCCCCATCCAGGGTCTTGATGCCCGCTAGCCTCATCTCCTTGACCAGCCGGTCCTGGAGCGTGCGGAAGACCCGTTCGACCCGGCCCTTGGCCTGGGGCGAGTGGGCGTGGATCGTCTGGATCCCCAACTCCCCCAGGGCTCGCTCGAACTGCGTCTCGGCCTGCTGCTTGTCCTTCAGCAGCTCGTCCATGTCGGCCTGGCGCGTCGTCTTATAGGTGCTGTGCTTGTCTAGATATATGGCCAGGGGAAGCCCGTAGAGCTCGATATAGCACCTCAGGCTGTCCATGGCCGGATAGACGCCCTCGTGGTCATAAAAACGCCCGTAGAAGCGCCCTGTCGCATCGTCCACATAACCCATCAGCACCAGCCGCGGGCCCCGGCCCTCCAGCCAGTCGTGATGGGACCCATCCATCTGGACCATCTCGCCCAACCGGTGCCGCCGCTCCCGCCAGAAGTGGGCCGCCTTACGGAACCGGCGGCGCTTCCACAGCCCCTTGGCCATCATCACCTGCCGGAGCTTCTCCCGGCTGACCTCGATCCGATGACGTTCCCGTAGCTTCTCCGAGGCCAGCAGCGGACTGAAGTCCGGATACCTCGTCCGGATGATCGCGGCGATCCGGTCCGCCATCGCCTCCGACATCTTCCGCGGCGACGGGCGGCCGCGACCCCGATGGATCAAGCCCTTGACCCCTTCCTCCCTGACCCGACCCAGCAAGGTCCGGACCTGGCGGTCCGATATGCTCAGAAGCTGGCTAGCGTACACCTGGGTGATCAGTCCGTCCATGACCTGGTGAAGAACCCTCAGCCGTTCCGCGTTCCGCTTCGTCAACGTGACCGTCTCCTCTGCCATCCGGTCCTCCTTAACAACAGGAGAACCTTACCTCCGGCCCTCAAGAACCGGAAGTTTTCACGTTGCTAAAAGCGGAAGTTATCACGTTGCCGCTACAGTCGAAGGCGACGGCCCGAGAGGATTCGAAATAACAAATGAAATCAGGCAAATTGGCCGGCGGCCCAGCCCGAAGACCACGCCCACTGCAAATTGTATCCTCCCAGCTCGCCCGTCACGTCCAACACTTCCCCGGCGACAAACAAGCCGGGTATCTTTTTGGATTCCATTGTTTTGGAAGAGATCTCGGCCGTATCCACGCCTCCGCCCGTCACTTCGGCGGCGTCGTAACCGTCTCTTTTTTGGGGCGTCACTTGCCAATCGTGCAATCGTTCCGCGACCGATCTGAATTCTTTTTCAGAGGTCCGGTTCAAGGGTTTGGAAGGGGAATAGAGCCCGCACCATCTTTTAGCGAACCGTTTCGGCATAAACGAGGAGAGAAAAGTACTCATCTCCGTTTTGTCTTTCCGATGAATCATCATTTCCTGAAAAATATCTTTTTCGGGAAACAGGTCGATCGAGATCGCCTGGCCGTCTTTCCAATGCGAAGAAATCTGCAGAACGGCAGGTCCGCTCAAGCCTCGGTGCGTGAAAAGGATATTTTCCCGGAAACGATGGCTTCCGCATTTCACGACCGTATCGAGGGCCAGTCCCGACAAGTCCTTGAAATTCTTGAGATCGTTTTTGTTCCACAAAAGCGGGACCAGAGCGGGGACAGGTTCGATCACATTAATCCCGAATTGCCGAACGATCTGGTAACCCAAGGGGGTGGCCCCGATCTTCGGCATCGCGAGGCCTCCGGTCGCGATCACGAGCGATTCGGACTCAAAATGGCCCCGGCTGGTAACAACTTCAAACAACTCTCTTTTTGACGCCGCCACGATCCGGCAATGGAGCTCGATCGCGACGTTCGCCCGGACGCATTCGTCCTGAAACATCTTCACGATCCAGGCTGCCCCATCACGGGTGAAGAGCTGGCCCCATTTCCTTTCAACGGTCCGGATCTTGTGGCGCTCGAGGAGCGCCATCATGTCCTGCGGTGTAAAACGGGAAAGAGCGGATCTCGCGAAGTGCGGGTTTGACGAGAGAAAATGAGTCTCGTCCAAAAAACGGTTCGTAAAATTGCAGGCGCCGCCCCCAGAGATCCGGATCTTGTTCCCGATGGCCCCGGTGTGTTCGAGGAGGACGACCGACCGACCCCGCTTTCCGCACTCGACGGCGCAAAAAAGGCCCGCCGCGCCCGCACCGATGATAACCACATCCTTCTTCATGCCGGCCATTATACCAATCTTGCCTTGGGAATAGGGGTCGAGGCTTGACCAACCTCTCAGTTCCCGGATGAAGTTCGTTGTCACCTCCCTCCCAGCCGGAGCAGAGAAAGGGATTGAAACAAAGGCGGCAAGGGCATTATGATCTCCAGGAAGGAGATATCCGAATCATGGCGAAGATAAGCTTAAAGGCCTCAGTATACAGGGTGGCGAAGGGGAGGGCGGAGATCGCGAGAGAGGAAAAATGGCAGAAGACGGCGAAATTAGCGACGAAGAGACGCCTGGAATCGAAAAAGCGCAATAAAGTAACCCCAGGGGCGAAGGACCCCGAGAGTCTAAGCCAGGGCAAAGCCACGGAGCTTATTGGGCCCGAGGCCCCGGATAAAGATGATAGATGAGTTCTTAGAAAGCCTTAGAAAAAAGGTTTTCGTTCGATTAAGCGCTTAGTTCGCCGCCGTAGTGATTGAGGCGTGGGGGCGGCCACATGCCCAAAGACAAAGATATACCCATATCCCCGAACAAGTACTTATTGGAGATATGACCCGCCCCCGCCCTCAACTCATCCGTCGGTCACCAGGAAATGCAGGTGGGGGTGAAGACTGTCGTTATCCTCGATGCTATCTTTTCTCCTGCGGTTTTTCGTAAGAGAAGGCCTTGAGGAGCTCGATGGGCAGCGGGAAGACGATCGTGGAGTTCTTCTCTGTGGCGATTTCGGCCAGGGTACTGAGGAAGCGGAGCTGGAGGGCCTGGGGGTTTCGGGAAATGATGTCGGCGGCCTGGGTGAGCTTGTCGGCGGCCTGGAATTCGCCTTCGGCGTGGATGACCTTGGCCCGCCGTTCCCGTTCGGCCTCGGCCTGCCTGGCGATGGCCCGGATCATGTTCTCCGGCAGGTCGACCTGTTTCATCTCGACGAGCTGAACCTTGATGCCCCAGGGATTGGTGTGCTGTTCGATGATCTCCTGGAGGCGCGCGTTGAGCTTGTCCCGCTCAGAAAGAAGGTCGTCGAGCGGCACTTGGCCGAGAAGACTTCGCAGGGTCGTCTGGGCCAGCTGGGAGGTAGCGTTGACATAATCCTGGACTTCGATCACGCACTTGAGCGGGTCGATGACCCTGAAGTACAGGACGGCGTTGACCTTGACCGTGACGTTGTCCTTGGTGATGACGTCCTGCGGCGGGATGTTCATCGTGATGAGCCGCAGGCTGATCCTCACGATCCTGTCGATAGGCGAAAAGACCAGGATGATGCCAGGCCCCTTGGGCTTGGCGAGAACGCGGCCGAGCCGGAAAATGACCCCCCGCTCATATTCCCTGAGGATCTTGATCGAACTCAGGATATAAAGGACGATTAGCCCGACGACGATGATTGGATAAGTGACCATTATTTCTCCTTGCAGAAACTGCAGGGCCTCCCTGTATAATATTACGGGTTAAGTTTTCCTGATGCTGATTCTCAGGGATGAGCTCCTGCCAATCTAACCCTTCACCCCCATAGCGAGAACCCAGCGTCTATCTCTATGCGGCGCCATCATCCTCAAACCTCATCCCACTCCTCGGTCTTCCAGTTCCAAACCTTTTGGTTCCACCACCTCGCATAGTAGAAAAGGTCCCTCACTTGTTCCCTCTCATCTTGAGGGAAATACATGTTGATCCCTTTCCTGTTGGCAAGCTCAAGTTCGTGGGGAGAGGCAGTTTTCATGAACCTCTCCTTCATGAACTCAGCGCTTGGAAACATCACGAGATCGGGGTTTTCGAGGCTCGCTAGCGTGAGGGAAGAAGCCGGTCCGTCGGTGTAATCCCCCTTCTTGCCGCAGGCCATACCCTCCGCGCGAAGCGCATGGCTGCGCATTTTGTTTTGGAAATCTTCTTGAGATCCAAACATCTTTTTGAATAGCGCTGTCATGGCTTTCCCCTTTCTACCTCCACTATCGACCCGAAACCCGCTGATGTCAAGCCGAACACCCCAGCGCGCTTAGCCGTGCTGGAGGTTTCTCGATCCGGTTCATACCATCTACTGGGACCGGCTTCCCCCATGGCCTGCGCGGCCGTCGAGCCCGGCAAGGGACCGGGGAGAGTCCGCAACTTCATAGTTATCAGTGAATTAGATATGGCGTGCCTGAGAGGATTCGAACCTCCGGCCTTTGGATCCGGAGAACGAGCGAGTCCCGATTTATGTAGTTGGTATAAAGGCTAATACGGCCCCAAAATAGTGGGCCTGTGCCACATTTGAGCCATCGGTTTCCCGACCTTTGGGCTTTTTAGACGATCTTGATCCGGGAGGCGACGTCCAGGAAGAACTCCTTCGACCAGATCGCCAAAGCGGTCGCGTCCCTCACGAAAGGCTCGACCTCGCGACGGATCTGGTCGATGTCGACCTTGTCGATCCTCTTCGCTAATAAGTCGCGCAGGTCCCCTGCCGTCAACGGCGCCACGCCCTGCCAATGCCCGGTCTGCCGCATCCTCTGCTCGAGGTGGGCAAGATGCAGCTCGGGATGATAGGCCGTGAACCAAACAAGATCGTACCAGTCACGACCCTTGACCCGGCTCTTCCACTCACGGCAGAGAACGGCGTGCATCTTGCCGGCGAAGAGATCGGGCAGGCTGAACGTCCTGACCGCGAACGGGACTGGCCGCAGGAGATAGCGGACTTCGGTCGAGAAGCCCGGGGGCGGGTCGGTGTCGACCTCGAGCTTGATCTTCAGCACCTGGTTCCGGGGGACCTGCTGGACGAGACCCTTGTCAAACTCAACCGTGATCATCTGGGTCCGAGTGTCGGCCTTGAGGAAAGCGGACTGGATGGCCGCAGAGGCCGGCTTGGCCCGGCTCTCGATCTCGACAACGAACCCGAAGGACGCAAGCTCTCTCTTCAGGGCTTCGCTGTAGTCGCCCAGGTCGAAGTTCTTGCGCTTCTCGAGGAGTGAAAAGTCCAAATCCTCAGAGAAACGGTCGAGCCCGTAAAGCACCCGGAGCGCTGTGCCGCCATAGAAGGCGGCATTTTCGAAGAACTTGCTTCTCCAGAGGCCGAGAAGCGCGATCTCCTGCATGACCTCCCTCAAGGCCCACAGCGAGTCCCGCACCGAGCGGATCTCGTAAGTCGCCAGTATCTGACGGACGGCCTCGTTCATTGGCTCTCCCCCTTTTCAGATCTCTGGATTCGCCTCACGAGCCCGCTGAGGTGCCTTAGCTTCAACGAACGGTAGCGTGTGGCGAAATCGTCGATCCTCTCGGCGGACAACGACCGGAGGGCGCCGGCGTCGACCCTCAGGTCTGCCTCGAGGAACCGGCCCATCTCCGCGATCGACGCGATGCGTCCGCCCCGCACCGAGACGACCTTGTCGGCTAACGCCTTCTCGGGCGAGGCGATCAGGAACGCCTGTCGGTTCTCCGCCTCCACCCGGACCACGCCCACCTCGTAGGCGCGCGCCGGGACCTGCCGGTAAACGAAAAGGCCCACGGGGGTGGCGAACCGGCGCGAGCGGTTCGGCGTGACCGACGTCAGGGCTTCGGCCCTTTCGGGGATCAGCCCGTGATAGGCGAGCGCGTAATCCAGCGAGACATAGGAAGGGCCGTAGATGAGATTGGCCAAGAGCTCCTTCGAGAAGGGACGCCTGCGATAACGATTGCCGAAAACGTAAAGCCCCTTCTTCACCCTCACGATGACGCCCTGGCGCAGCAGGTCGTTGATCCTGTTCCTGGGGTAGGCCAACCCCTTCAAAGCGTCGATCAGGGTCTGATAGTCGAAGACCTCAACCTGAATTTGATCGCGGACATCGACGGGCATGGAGTTTTCCTGTCATTCCTGCATAGTAAGTTGACTATTTGTCAACATACTATGCTTATTCAGCAGGGTTGTCAAGCCCCTTTTAGAACTCCGGACCGGGGCGCAGTTCTAGATCTTTGGATACCCCGGCCGAAGGAGCGGGTTTCCATACTGCTGACCGAGTTGCGAATGCTAGCAGACAATCATTAAAGCGGGTCGCGTTTATGCCTATCTTGACCCTTTCCAGCGCCAAGGACTGGGTGGCCGGAATCGTCGGAATACGCATTCGAAGAGAGTTTACGATGGCCTACCTCCTATGCCAGGTTGCGAACATCACCATACATCAGCCCCGTCATAACCCCGGTCAGGGTTTGATAATCAAAGATCTCCCCTCGAATACGGCCGCGGATAGCTACGACATTCACTTTTCACCCCGGTATGTCGTCTATTTATCGACATACCAGGCTAATTTAACAAGCTTGTCAAGCCCCTCCCCACCCGAATGCCGGTCGCCTCAGGGAGAAGGTCAAGGCCGGGCTCATCCGAGAGCCCGAGGTCGAGGATAATCCATGAGCAGGGGGGTCATTTTTTCGAGTCCCCCTTTAATCCCAGCCCGGATGCGTCCATCCAATAAAGCCCGACGGTGTCCCTTTCGAGCTTCAGGAAGAAGAAGAATCTTTCGTCCGGGGAAACGTAAGGGCAAACCGCGCTGGCCGGAGTCTCCAAGCGCCTAGCAGACTCCCAGCGGCCGTCCTTACCCCGGAAACTAACCCACAAGTCGGAATCGCGCAGGAAGATCAGGTATCGGCCGTCCGGAGCGACGAAGGGGCTGCCCTCATGGGCCTCGGAGTTGACCGCCGCATCGATACTCAACGGCTTCGCGAACCCCCCTCCGTCCCGGGGTTCGGCCGCAAACACATCGTCCCGGCCCTTTGAGCCGCGCCGCTCGGAGCCGAAATACAGGATCCCCTCGGCGTCGACAGACACCTGCCAGTGGAGGTGCTCGTCATTGATCTCGGAGCCGAGCGGGACGGGTTCTCCCCACCCGACAGCCGTCCGCTCGGCGCACCAGACCCGTTCTCGTCTCGGGTCGCCGGGCCAACGCGGACGATCAGAGTTGAAGTAGAGCTTCCGGTCATCGGGAGACAGTTTCGGACCATCCCCGCCCTCCTCCCGAGTAAAGGGCAGCGCATCGGGCTTCGTCCAGACGCCGTTCTTACAGATCGTCACGTAGATGTGATCGTCGGACCAGTAGATCTCATCGCCGGCCCGGGAGATCGTCACCGATGCATGCTTGGATGCGACGATCCCCGGCGCGAAAAGCTCAGGGGTCGTTCCCGGAAGCTTCTGGCCAAGATAGGGACCTGTAAGCTTTTCCGGCGACTGGGCCCAGGCTGACAGAATGAGGAACGAACAGAATACCAAGCATGATCTCTTCATGGGAAGCCTCCCCTTCTAATAGAATGGATATGCGCCGTCTCATCCTTTATAGTTAGTTTGCAGCAACTTTCAGGCCATGTTCGCCCCAGGTCGGACAGGCTAACCTGCAAGATATCTTTACATATCGTGTTAAAAACAATGGCTTGTCAAGAATTTTCTGGGGGGATATCCACGCCGTCCCGGACAAGCGCAGGCAATTTCGGCTCCGGCCCGAATCGGACATTAACCGATGATTTCGCTGGCCATATGGGGGGAAAACGTGGCGTGCTTGGTTAGTCGATATTAGGAATTTCTGCTCCCGCCCAGAGGCCCGAACCTTCATTGACCGGTATCGGGGAGAAGTCTGTCTACAGGCGGGGGCCTGCTAATCATATAAGGAGAAAGACATGAAACCCCTGAAACTCAAGTGCGTCCTTTACACGGACGACGGTGAGACGTTCCTCTGCATCAGGCAGTTCTACGTCACCGATGTTGCCACGCAGGTTTTTCGAGAAGAGAACTTTGCGGGCATGAAGCTGAAACGTGTCGACAAAATGGAGGAATATCATGGAAGCGACAACCGAGACAAAATCTAAGAAAGCAACCTATGGTTTGCCCGAGAATATGGAGCGACAGGTAATCGCTTGGATGATCTTCTTTCCGGAAGCTTGGCCCGAAATTGTGAGCATCGTCAAACCTGAATACTTTGATCTCAAGGCCTACCAGGACCTGGTTCAAATCCTACTAGAGTTCTACGAAAGGTATAAAAAGCCCCCAGAGATTGAGACGCTGTTTCAGGAGTTGGATACATTTCTTGATTATGCACTGACCAATATCCGGAGACCGCCAGACCATCCGGACGCGAATTTAGAGGGTGATATTCGCAAGATCATTAAGGATCACCTGTGGGCGATCATTGACGAGGGATTGTCGCCCGACTTCGAATATGTGCGTGACCGGGCAATCGAATTCGCCCGGCAAAGAGGGATGAGAGAGGCCATCATCAAGTCGGTCGATCTTCTGAAGAAAGAGGATTACGACGGCATCTTGAAAGAATGGAAGGAGGCGGCTTCCTTTAGTCCACAAGAAGGCGGGTTGGATATCGTCGACCTGGCCGATGTCGAGCGCAAAGAGATCGAATGGTTCTGGCACCATAAGATCCCTAGGGCCAAGCTCTCGTTGATCGTCGGCGATCCGGCGACGGGCAAGTCCTGGTTCACGATGTTCCTGGCCGCGTGCGTTACGACAGGGGCATCCCTCCCCCATTCGGCCCATCAAACGGAAAAGGGCCGGGTGGTAATCCTATCGGCTGAGGATGACCCCGAGGATACCATCGTGCCCCGGTTGGAGGACTGCGGCGGCGACAAGTCCATGGCCCACCTTATCCAAGGCACGAAGCAGGGCAAGATGTTTAACTTGGCCGAGGACCTGGACCGGTTGCGTTCCTACCTCCAAGCCAAAGGCGGCGTTCGGCTGATCATAATTGACCCGATCTCGGCCTATATAGGGACCGGCAACAAGGTCAACTCGCACAAGGACACGGACGTAAGGGGCATCCTTTCGCCGGTCGTCAAGCTGGCAAAGGATTTCGACGTGACGATCATCGGGGTCATGCATCTGAATAAGAGCCAAGACCTCGGCGCTATCTATCGGGTCTCCGGTTCGATGGCCTTTGTTGCTCAGGCGCGTTCGGTCTGGCTAATGACACAAGAGGACCGCGAGGGCGAAGACAGGACGCTCCGGTATTTCTCGCCGGTCAAGGCAAACCTTTCCCCCGTTAAGGAAGGCCTCGTATGGCGGGTCCAGGACGGAGGAGGCCTCGAATTCTTTGACCCCGGCATCCAGCCGCCCCCTGTCCAAGAACAGTTGGGGCCGCGTCAGCCGGAGCGGGCCTCGAAGCTGGACGAAGCCATGCGCTGGCTCCATGACCTCCTTGAGGACGGTCAGCCCAAGGCCCAGGCAGAGATCATCGACTTGGCTTCTGCCGAAGGCATTTCCAGGTCCACCATCGACAGGGCCAAGAAGAAACTCGGGGTTAAGTCTGAAAAGATGCCCGGCGGATCGTCGCCCTGGGCCTGGGTCCTGCCGAGGCCGGCGCTCGAGAATTAGGCCGACAGAGGCCCCAAAATGAACCCGAAAAAAGTCCCTAGAAACGCGTATAAGGGCCGATCGGCCCTCGGGGCTGATCAAAGAT
Protein-coding regions in this window:
- a CDS encoding DEAD/DEAH box helicase — encoded protein: MEFSNFGLHANVAAGVKAVGYLEPTPIQERAIPPVLEGHDVMGLAQTGTGKTAAFALPILDRLMRGPRGHVRALIVAPTRELAEQIHEVIVSLGKLTRLRSVAIYGGVGASPQVRSLRNGVEIVVACPGRLLDHIKQRTIDLSHVEVLVLDEADRMFDMGFLPDVRRIIKHLPAQRQTLLFAATMPGDVRKLAQEILRAPVTVQVNYAAPVSTVAHALYPIEQHLKTALLLELLRHTDTESVLIFTRTKHRAKRLGEQLEKAGYRAASLQGNLSQKRRQSALDGFRAGSYQILVATDIAARGIDVSSISHVINYDMPDTADAYTHRIGRTGRAAKTGDAFTFTTREDGEMVRNIERVLGNRVERRTLDGFDYTKPMPGRDLEFARLPRKPQERREQKTAKPSGNQRATAAPQNNYRGGREDRRTAGGGKARRSQARSAFRRGNFSHSS
- a CDS encoding ISNCY family transposase; translation: MAEETVTLTKRNAERLRVLHQVMDGLITQVYASQLLSISDRQVRTLLGRVREEGVKGLIHRGRGRPSPRKMSEAMADRIAAIIRTRYPDFSPLLASEKLRERHRIEVSREKLRQVMMAKGLWKRRRFRKAAHFWRERRHRLGEMVQMDGSHHDWLEGRGPRLVLMGYVDDATGRFYGRFYDHEGVYPAMDSLRCYIELYGLPLAIYLDKHSTYKTTRQADMDELLKDKQQAETQFERALGELGIQTIHAHSPQAKGRVERVFRTLQDRLVKEMRLAGIKTLDGANRFLQRYCDVHNRRRTTEAREPGDLHRPLPKSVVLNDVLCIKGFRTVNEGYLVKWRGRTFVLDKPSLTLRQQKLVVLERFDGRLALRHKGRDLAYREVWEPKRPAPKPVVVKIRPKPPKYNPPAAHPWRHQLFGNGQPL
- a CDS encoding NAD(P)/FAD-dependent oxidoreductase translates to MKKDVVIIGAGAAGLFCAVECGKRGRSVVLLEHTGAIGNKIRISGGGACNFTNRFLDETHFLSSNPHFARSALSRFTPQDMMALLERHKIRTVERKWGQLFTRDGAAWIVKMFQDECVRANVAIELHCRIVAASKRELFEVVTSRGHFESESLVIATGGLAMPKIGATPLGYQIVRQFGINVIEPVPALVPLLWNKNDLKNFKDLSGLALDTVVKCGSHRFRENILFTHRGLSGPAVLQISSHWKDGQAISIDLFPEKDIFQEMMIHRKDKTEMSTFLSSFMPKRFAKRWCGLYSPSKPLNRTSEKEFRSVAERLHDWQVTPQKRDGYDAAEVTGGGVDTAEISSKTMESKKIPGLFVAGEVLDVTGELGGYNLQWAWSSGWAAGQFA
- a CDS encoding slipin family protein, which codes for MVTYPIIVVGLIVLYILSSIKILREYERGVIFRLGRVLAKPKGPGIILVFSPIDRIVRISLRLITMNIPPQDVITKDNVTVKVNAVLYFRVIDPLKCVIEVQDYVNATSQLAQTTLRSLLGQVPLDDLLSERDKLNARLQEIIEQHTNPWGIKVQLVEMKQVDLPENMIRAIARQAEAERERRAKVIHAEGEFQAADKLTQAADIISRNPQALQLRFLSTLAEIATEKNSTIVFPLPIELLKAFSYEKPQEKR
- a CDS encoding nucleotidyl transferase AbiEii/AbiGii toxin family protein, producing the protein MNEAVRQILATYEIRSVRDSLWALREVMQEIALLGLWRSKFFENAAFYGGTALRVLYGLDRFSEDLDFSLLEKRKNFDLGDYSEALKRELASFGFVVEIESRAKPASAAIQSAFLKADTRTQMITVEFDKGLVQQVPRNQVLKIKLEVDTDPPPGFSTEVRYLLRPVPFAVRTFSLPDLFAGKMHAVLCREWKSRVKGRDWYDLVWFTAYHPELHLAHLEQRMRQTGHWQGVAPLTAGDLRDLLAKRIDKVDIDQIRREVEPFVRDATALAIWSKEFFLDVASRIKIV
- a CDS encoding AAA family ATPase, which encodes MEATTETKSKKATYGLPENMERQVIAWMIFFPEAWPEIVSIVKPEYFDLKAYQDLVQILLEFYERYKKPPEIETLFQELDTFLDYALTNIRRPPDHPDANLEGDIRKIIKDHLWAIIDEGLSPDFEYVRDRAIEFARQRGMREAIIKSVDLLKKEDYDGILKEWKEAASFSPQEGGLDIVDLADVERKEIEWFWHHKIPRAKLSLIVGDPATGKSWFTMFLAACVTTGASLPHSAHQTEKGRVVILSAEDDPEDTIVPRLEDCGGDKSMAHLIQGTKQGKMFNLAEDLDRLRSYLQAKGGVRLIIIDPISAYIGTGNKVNSHKDTDVRGILSPVVKLAKDFDVTIIGVMHLNKSQDLGAIYRVSGSMAFVAQARSVWLMTQEDREGEDRTLRYFSPVKANLSPVKEGLVWRVQDGGGLEFFDPGIQPPPVQEQLGPRQPERASKLDEAMRWLHDLLEDGQPKAQAEIIDLASAEGISRSTIDRAKKKLGVKSEKMPGGSSPWAWVLPRPALEN